The Bradyrhizobium betae genomic interval AACCGCGCTCGTCAGGCGACGCTCTTGAGATCCTGCTGGATCGCGGCAAGCAAAGATTGCAGCGCGTCGCTGCTCACCTCGGCCTTCACGGACTGACCCTGCGCTGGCACGGCGGCCTTGACCGTACGCTTCGGGAATGGCGGCGGAGGCACCGGCATCGCGGGCTGCGTGAGCGCGCTCTCGTCGTCGGCGTGCACGAACTTGCCATGAATGACGTCGTCACGACGGCCCATGACATACATCGCCGTCCAATAGCCGGCGGCCAGCAGAATGATGCAGAAAATACCGATCTCTAACATCGCAACACCTGAAATATGCGCGATGATTCAATGCCTTCGCTTCGAGGTCAATGAACGACCGGTCACACCTGCGGTTTTTGCGGGCAGGTGTGGCCGATCGGTGACTCTTTGTTAACCACCCCCGCCCGGGGAGTGGCCGATCTGCAACCAGGCCTTTTGACTAAGCCTTGTCCGGCCCGACCCGCACCAGCTGCTTGCCGAAATTCGCGCCCTTCAGGAGCCCGATGAAGGCGCCGGGCGCACTGTCCAGGCCCTCGGTAACGAACTCCTTGTACTTGACCTTGCCGTCGCGGACCCAGCCCGACATGTCGCGCAGGAAGTCGCCATGGCGCGAGGCGAAATCGGAGACGATGAAGCCGCGGAAGTTCAGCCGCTTGGTCAGGATCGTACGCATCATCGCGCCGGCCCATTTCGGCGGCTTGGACTCGGTGTCGTTGTAATGGGCGATCAGGCCGCAGACCGGAATGCGCGCAAACGGATTGAGCAGCGGGAACACCGCCTCGAACACGGCACCGCCGACATTCTCGAAATAGACGTCGATGCCTTTCGGGCAGGCGTCCTTCAGCTTCGCGGCGAGATCGGGATCGCGATGGTCGAGGCAAGCGTCGAAGCCGAGCTCCTTGACCACGTAGTCGCACTTGTCCTTGCCGCCGGCGATGCCGACCGCGCGTGCGCCCTTGATCTTCGCGATCTGGCCGACGGCCGAGCCGACCGCACCGGAGGCGCCGGCAACGACGACGGTCTCGCCTTCCTGCGGCTTGCCGATGTCGAGCAGGCCTGTGTACGCCGTCATGCCGGGCATGCCGAGCACGCCGATGGCGGTCGAGATCGGCGCGAGTTTCGGATCGACCTTGGCGAGCCCCTTGCCGTCCGAGATCGCATGGGTCTGCCAGCCCGCGCGCGAGAGCACGATGTCGCCCTTGGCGAAGTTCGGATTGTTGGACGCAGCGACTTCGCAGACCGTACCGGCTTCCATCACACCGCCGACCGGCACCGGCGTCGCGTAGGACGGACCGTCGCTCATGCGCCCGCGCATGTACGGATCCAGCGACAGCCAGATCGTGCGCAGCAGGACTTCGCCCTGCCCCGGCGTCGGAACAGCGAATTCCTCAGTGCGGAAATCGGACGGTTTTGGTTCGCCGACGGGACGCGCGGCGAGAACGATACGTTTTGCCTGGGACATGGGGGCTTCCTCCGGATTGCTTTCGCCGCGAACGGAAGCGGAGGGAGACAGCTGCGTCAATACAAAAGCGAGGAGCCACACACTCGCTGTCATCGCCCGACTTGATCGGGCGATCCAGTATTCCAGAGACAGCCGTGATTGAGCCGAGAAGCTGCAGCGTACTGGATGCCCCGGTCAAGACGGGGTACGACACCGTCGTTGAGGCAAGCGCATCGAAACCGATGTGCTCGCGCGCAGCTGAGAGCGGAGTAACTAACCCCCGCCCGGATAGTTCGGGCTCTCGCGCGTGATGGTCACGTCGTGGACGTGGCTTTCGCGCAGGCCGGCACCGGTGATGCGGACGAAGTTCGCTTTCTCGTGCAGCTCCTTCATGTCCTTTGCGCCGACATAGCCCATCGCGGCGCGCAGGCCGCCGGCGAGCTGGTGCATGACGTGACCGACCGCGCCCTTGTAGGGCACCTGGCCCTCGATGCCTTCAGGCACGAGCTTGAGCGTGTCCTTGATGTCCTGCTGGAAGTAGCGGTCGGCCGAGCCGCGCGCCATCGCGCCGACCGAGCCCATGCCGCGATACGCCTTGTAGGACCGGCCCTGCCACAGAAAGACCTCGCCGGGCGTCTCGTCGGTGCCCGCCAGCAGCGAGCCCACCATCGCGATGTCGGCGCCGGCGGCAAGCGCCTTGGCCAGGTCGCCCGAAAACTTGATGCCGCCGTCGGCGATGACGGGGATGTCGGCCTTCTTCGCGGCTTCCACCGCATCCATGATCGCGGTGAGCTGCGGCACGCCGACGCCGGCGACGATGCGCGTGGTGCAGATCGAGCCGGGGCCGATGCCGACCTTGATGCAGTCCGCGCCCGCATCGATCAGCGCCTGCGCGCCCTCGGTGGTGGCGACGTTGCCGGCCACGACCTGCACCGAGTTGGACAGACGCTTGATGCGGTTGACCGCATGCAGCACGTGGCGGGAATGGCCGTGCGCGGTGTCGACGACGATGAGGTCGACGCCGGCATCGATCAGCCGCTCGGTGCGCTCGAAGCCGGTGTCGCCGACGGTGGTGGCGGCGGCAACGCGCAGGCGGCCCTGCGCGTCCTTGCAGGCGAGCGGATGGGCGACCGCCTTCTCCATGTCCTTCACCGTGACGAGGCCGACGCAACGATACTGCTCGTCGACGACGAGCAGCTTCTCGATGCGATGCTGGTGCAGCATCCGCCGCGCCTCGTCCTGGCTGACATTCTCGCGCACCGTGACGAGGCCTTCATGCGTCATCAGCTCGGAGACTTTTTGCCGGCGGTCGGTGGCAAAGCGCACGTCGCGGTTGGTGAGGATGCCGACCAGCTTGCCGGGCGTATTCTTGCCGGCGCCGGTGACGACGGGAATGCCGGAGATGCCGTGGTCGCTCATCAGCTTGAGCGCGTCGTCGAGCGTCGCCTCGGGGCTGATGGTGAGCGGGTTCACCACCATGCCCGACTCGAAGCGCTTGACCTGCCGCACCTGGGCGGCCTGCCCTTCGGGATCGAAATTGCGGTGGATGACGCCGAGGCCGCCGGCCTGCGCCATGGCGATCGCCATGCGGGCTTCGGTGACCGTGTCCATGGCGGAGGCCATGATCGGAATGTTGAGCGGAATGACGCGGGTGACGCGGGAGCGGATGTCGACCTCGCCCGGCATGACGTCCGACAGGCCCGGCTTCAACAGCACGTCGTCGAACGTAAAGGCTTCGCGAATGCCTTGTTGCACCGTGGCCATCTGCCAACTCCTTCCGCGGCCCTGCCGCAAATAGCTATGGATGAGCGCCGCCCTCAGCGTGCCTTGCGGCATCGCCGGAGAATCGGAGCCCATCGGTGGGGTTGACGCGGGTCGATAGCACGGCCGGATGACGAATCAAAGCAAATCGGACCGCTGGCCAGCCATGCACAGGCTTTTTAAGTAAATTCAGCGTGGATAGCCCCATACCCCCGCCGTCATTCCGGGGCGCGCCACTTGGCGCGAGCCCGGAATCCATCTCACGGCGGTCCCTGCGGCCCGATGGATTTCGGGCTCGCGACTTCGTCGCGCCCCGGAATGACGAGAGTGGGTCACACCGTTGTTACGCGGGATTTAGGTGCTATGCATTGATCCGCAATGATCCGGGCCGACTCGTGGTGGTAAGCCGCAACTCCACCCCCCTCCTTCCGATTTTCATTACCAATCCGTCATGGTCGACAAGCAACGCGTCATTCCGCTGATCGTGGCCACTGCTCTCTTCATGGAGAACATGGATTCGACGGTGATCGCCACCTCGCTGCCGGCGATCGCCGCCGACATCGGCACCAGCCCGCTGACCCTGAAGCTCGCGATCACCTCCTACCTGCTGTCGCTGGCGGTGTTCATTCCGGCGAGCGGCTGGACCGCCGACCGGTTCGGCGCGCGGATGGTGTTCGCGATCGCGGTCGGCGTGTTCATGGTCGGCTCGGTCGGCTGTGCGCTCTCGACCTCGGTCACCGATTTCGTATTCGCGCGCATCCTGCAGGGCATGGGCGGGGCGATGATGACGCCGGTCGGACGCCTCGTGCTGCTGCGCTCGGTCGACAAGAGCGCGCTGGTCAATGCCATGGCCTGGGTGACGGTCCCCGCCCTGATCGGTCCGGTGATCGGCCCGCCGCTCGGCGGCTTCATCACCACCTACGCGTCGTGGCACTGGATCTTCCTGATCAACATCCCGATCGGGCTGCTCGGCATCTTCATGGCGCTGAAGTTCATCGATCCGATCAAGAGCGAGGAACGCGAGCCGTTCGATCTCTACGGCATGGTGCTCGCCGGGCTCGGTCTTGCCGGCATCGCATTCGGCCTGTCGGTGGCCGGCCTCAACCTGCTCCCCTGGAGCACGGTCGCAGCGCTGGTCATCGGCGGCTCGATCTCGATGACGCTCTACGTCATTCATGCCCGGCGGACCGGATCGCCGGTGCTGGATTTTTCGCTGCTGAACCTGCCGACGCTGCGCGCGGCCGTGCTCGGAGGCTTCCTGTTCCGCCTCGGCATCGGCGCGCTGCCGTTCCTGCTGCCACTGCTGATGCAGATCGGCTTCGGGCTGTCGCCGTTCAAGTCGGGCCTCGTCACGTTTGGCTCCTCGCTCGGCGCCATGGGCATGAAGGCGCTGGCGGCACGCATCATCCGCACCTTCGGCTTCCGCAATCTGATGACGGTGAATGCGATCGTCAGCGCCGTCTTCCTCGGCGTCTGCGCACTGTTCACCGTGACGACGCCGCTGCTCATCATCATGGTGATCCTTGTGGTCGGCGGCTTCTTCCGCTCGCTGGAGTTCACCGCGATCAACACGGTGGCCTATGCCGAGGTCGAGACCGCGCAGATGAGCCGCGCCACCACGCTGGTCAGCGTCAACCAGCAACTCGCGGTTTCCGCCGGCGTCGCCGTCGGCGCGGCCTCGGTCGAGACGACGATGTGGCTCAGCCATGTCAGCGAGCTCAACGCCAATGTGTTCGCGCCCGCCTTCGTCGTGGTGGCGCTGACCTCGGCGGCATCGAGCTGGTTCTTCTGGCAGATGCCCGCGGACGCCGGCCACGAGATCTCCGGCCGCAAGGTGGGAGATATTTCCAGCCGCAAGGGCGCCGCCAAGAGCGCGGCGAATGCCGCCGTCAAGACCGCGACGGAGGACACCCAGGACGTGCGGGATCAGCGGTTGGGCTAGGGACCGACCGTCGGCGGCAACACGCGGTAGAGCGCAACGCCGAGCTTGAGGGTGTCAGGCAAGGTGAGCTTTCCGCCGGTCACCGCGCCTACCAAAGTCGTTCGCTGAAGATGCGGATCCGGACAGATCGCGCCGTTCAGGAAGCCGGCCAGATTGCTGGTCTGGTTGTCGATCAGATAGCGCTCGATCGTGACCGGGCCGTCCGCGAACGGCAGATTGTCGACCTCGAGCGAAAATCCTTGTCCCGAATCGGTCGAATTGTTCGTCCCGAAGACGCGCGACGGATCGTAATTGTGCACCATGATGTTGGCGATCGTCGCGGCCGGATCCCAGGTGGCGAATGCACCAAGGACAGAGGCGGCTCCGCCCGGAGATAGCGCGGCCAGCACACGCCTGCCCGACATCTTATTGTACATCATGAAGAGGTTGGCGACGGGCTTGGGATAGTAGATCGGGTCGTTGTTGCCGTTCATCTGCTTGTAGAGCAGGCTCGCCTGCGCTCGGTAGGATGGCACGCTTGTGTCGCCCTGGCCGTCGCTGATCAAGAGGTAGGATCCGAGCGAGACCTGCTGAGCGACCGCTTCCGGCAGGAAGGCCGCCGCCCAGGCCGCGCCCTTGTGAGAATAGTTGATGTCGATGGTCTCGTCCGCGGCCGCCGGGCCCCATTCAGACAGAAACAGCTTGACGTCGGGCATGTCGGCATTGTGCTGCTTCAGCCATGTCAGCTTGTTCCTGATCGTGGTCATCTGCTGTCTGAAGTTCGCAAAGCGCGTCGTGCCGTCGTCCGAGCCGTAGAAGTGGAACGAAAAGCGATAACGATCAAGTGCCGTGTAGTTTGCGTAGAATTTGCCGGCATAGGGACTGGCGAGCGGATTGAAGGTCTGATTGAGGAATTCTTCCTCCAGCGTCGGGTTCGGCGGAACGTCGAACGGATAGTATTTGGAGCTCAGTCCGGTGAAGGCCGGGCCGGCGATCTCTATGGTCTTGCCGTTGTAGGCGGCGTTGCCGGCGATTTCGGCCTTGATGGTCCCGACCGCATCGGAGAAGACCTTCTGGACCGGCAATAGCCCCCGGCTCAGACGGCGCGCATCGAGGTTGTAGGGATATGACAGCGACCGGTTCTCGGCATTGCTCAACGTGTGCGTCTGGAGTGGTGTCCATTGGTGCAGAACGTAATTCTGCGGATCCATCCACCACAACCAGCGGCCCCACGCCCCCAACGGCTTGAGCGTGTAGATGGAGGGATCGGTGTCGTTCCAGTGTTCCGGTGTTGAATCGGCGATGTCGAGTTCGTTGCCGATCTCGAATATGACCGATGGGACGCCGGCATCGAAGGATTTGGTCACGATGTAGCGCACCAGCGCTTCGGCGTATGCCTTGTACCGGTTTTGCTCGGCACGCCCCCAGCTCTCTCCGGCGATTCCCGTCGCGGCCAGGCTTGGCGGCATGAAGGACGCAACAGCGACGTGCGGCAACAGCCTGCGATCCAGCGCCCATTTCAGATGCCAGGCCAGCGGATAGCAATCGCCTGCGTGAAACACGCCGTCCTGCGTGTAGCCGAAGACGGTTCCGGTCGGATCGAGATCGCAATAGATGTCGCTCAGCAGCAGACGCGTCTGCTTTAGTCCGGTGTCGGCGATGATCTGGTCGAACTGGTTGTAGACCGGCTCGGACGGCATGTTCGCGGCCTGGTAGATCCGCTTGAGGTCGCCGAGGTCATCGTTACCGCTGATGCCGGTGTTGAAACGCGACTGCGTGTCGACCACGATCGAAGTATCCGCGCGCGACATCATCGACGAGCCGAGGCTCAGCAAGCCGGCCAGCAGCAGTGAGACCTGGAAACGCCGACGACCCGGAAAGCGCTGCATCTCGACTCCATCCGCTAAAATTGCAGATGCAGCAATTAACATCCCGAGGCATTAGCAATGTGAACGTTGTGTTATAGTGGCGTGAAGCGGATCGTGCCGGCGAAGCGGCGGAGGCGGATCATCGCCCGCGAAATCCCGTCGCGAGCACATAGCGCTCCGACGAATCCGCCCGGCTCGCGGCGGGCTTGACGTGGCGCACGACCGCGAAATCGCGCTTGAGCTGGGCGAGCAGCTCGGCATCGGCGCCGCTCTGGAACGCCTTGGCCAGGAACGTCCCGCCGGGCTTGAGCACGTCGCAGGCAAACGCCGCGGCGGTCTCGATCAGGCCGACGATGCGGAGCTGGTCGGTCTTGCGGTGGCCGGTGGTGTTGGCGGCCATGTCGGACATCACGATGTCGGCGCCGCCGTCGAGCATGGCCTTGAGCTTGTCCGGCGCGTCATTGTCCATGAAATCGAGCTGTGCGAACTCGACGCCGGCAATCTCGGGGATTTCCAACAGATCGATGGCGACGACCTTGCCCTTGCCGTCGACCGAGCCGACGCGCTTGGCCGCAATCTGGCTCCAGCCGCCTGGCGCCGCGCCGAGGTCGACCACCGCCATGCCGGGCTTGAGCAGGCGATATTTGTCGTCGATCTCGAGCAGCTTGAACGCCGCGCGCGAACGGTAACCCATCGCCTTCGCCTTGACGACATAGGGATCGTTGAGCTGCCGCTCCAGCCACAGCTTCGACGACAATTTGCGCTTGCCGCCGGTCTTGACCTGAACGTGCAAGCGGCCGGTGGTGTCCTTGGCCATCTCACCAGCTCCTGAGCGCGCCGTCCTCGCGCATCATCTCGACCAGCATGCCCTCGCGCAGGCCCCGGTCGGCGACGCGCAGGCGCGGCAGCGGGAAGGCGCGACGGATCGCGTCGAGGATGGCGCAGCCGGCGAGCACGAGATCGGCGCGCTCGACGCTGATGCAGCTGTTGCCGGCGCGCTCATCGTAGCTCATGCCGAGCAGCTTGCTGATGGTCGCCGTGATGTCGGTATCGCTCATCCACACGCTGTCGATGCGGCGGCGATCATAGCGCACGAGATTGAGATGGATGCCGGCGAGCGTCGTCACGGTGCCGGAGGTGCCGAGCAGGTGCATGTCGGCGAGATCGCCGCCGTGCTGTTCGGCAAACGGCGCGACGTGGCTCGCGACCTCCTGCTCCATCGCGGCATAGATCTCGGGTGTCACGTCGCGGCCGCCGAACTGCTCGGCGAGCGTGACCACGCCGAGCGGAATCGACATCCACGCCTTGATGCGCGGCTCCGGATTCTCCGGATCACGCTCGATCCGCACGAGCTCGGTCGAGCCGCCGCCGATGTCGAACAGGATCGCGCCTCTGCCCCTGGGATCGATCAGCGGCGAGCAACCGAGCACGGCGAGCGCCGCCTCGGTCTCGCGGTCGATCACCTCGAGCTCGATGCCGGTCTCGGCCGCGACGCGGCTGCGGAAACCTTCCGCGTTCGAGGCCGCGCGGCAGGCTTCGGTCGCGATCAGCCGCAGCCGCCGCGCTTTCCGTAGGTTGATCTTGTCGCGGCAGATGCTGAGCGCGGAAATGGCGCGCTCGATCGCGGCCTCGCTGATGCACCCGGTTGCCGAGACGCCCTCGCCGAGCCGGATGATGCGCGAGAAGGAATCGACCACGCGAAAGCCGTCGCTGGTCGGAGAGGCGATCAGGAGCCTGCAATTGTTGGTGCCGAGGTCCAGCGCCGCGTAGACGCCGGTTCCCGGCGCTTGCGCGGCGACAGCCGGTTCGGGGGCCAACGCCACCGCCGCCATCGACCCCTCGAGCTCACCGTGCGGCGCATGGCCGTCGCGGAGCCGCGTGTGGTCATTCATATAAACTGTCTTTCCGCGGCCGGTTCGGGCCGATCTGGAATTGCTTTTTCGCCTGAAACATTAGCAGCGCGTCAGTCCTGCGCAACAACGCATCACATGGGACCATGCCCATTCGTGCGTTGTCGTGAACGAGGTGGTGGGTTATTTGAAGGGACCCGGTCCCCCCAAGCGCCCACAAAACGCGCAATTGCCGGCTTTTCAGGTCATTTCCATGCAAGAACCTTCGGCGGCGCAGCACTGAGCCGCTGAAACCGTAGAAAATCCCTATGTTTCAAGCACCTTTGCTGGCAATTATTCGCGCATCTCGTGACGCGCCGACACGGAACGGGATAGCAACACGACGCGCCGAGACGGGGAAAAGCCGGGGAAATTGTTCTCCCTGCGTTCACATGTCATAACGCCAGCATGCCCGACGACCTCACCCTGCGCCGCACCGTCATCGGCGGCGAGACCGCCCCCGGCGACTATATCGTAATCTGGGATCGGCTTCCGATCGGCCGGATCTTCAAGTCCGTCGGCGTCGGCGGCAGCGACGCATGGTCGTGGAGCTGTGGCCTGCCGAACGTACCCCAGCGGAGTTCGCACCGCGGGCGAGGCGCAAGCCTCGATGCCGCCAAGGCGCAGTTCCGGATCGCATGGGCCGACCTGCAATCGCAGATCAGCTACGATCAGATCCGCGAAGCGCGCGCGATCGACGCCGATAGGTCCCGGCCGTGGCATAAGCGCGGATGACCTGGTCGCGCGGTTTCGACGAACCAATCGCCCTGACCGACGGCCGCGAGCTGGTGACCTTGCGCGACGCCGGCGACTATATCTCAGCCCTGCCGGCACCGACCCAGAAGCGCCCGGAATGGCAGGCGGCGACGGAGACCCTGCTGCTGGTCGCCGAGCACGGCGGCGATCCCATGCTGGCCCGGATAGGAATGATGCGGGCGCTCAATGCGGGGAAGCCGGCACCGGTCGTGGAGCGGACAAAGACGGCCCGGACATACCGGCTGATCCGCTGAGACGAAAAAGCCCGGCGTAAGGGGCACCCCGCACCGGGCCAGTCTTGGAGGTTCTCGCAAACCGTAAGCGAGAGGACGTCGAGGTCCCCTCACCCTTCTTTGCGGGCGCGCTAGAACGGGATGTCCGACAACGGCGAGAACGCCGGCTTGATGACCGGCCGGCAGATGTGACCAACCCGCTTCGCCATATTTTCCTTCGCAGTCAGCCAGGCGAGTTGAGCTCGACTGCGATCATTGATGCGCCGGTTGTCGAGACTATCGCCGTTGTCGTGATCGACGAAGTGCTTCAGGCTTGGCCGCTCCTCGCCCATCCGCTCCGTGATGATGACCCGATGCATCAGGATCGTGACGTTCTCATCCCCGCTCCGGATCGATCGGCGCGCGTAGACCAGGCCGCCGCCCTGGTGGCTGACGGCATAGGTCCACTTCCACTGCATCAGGAAGTCGTAATCCTCAGGTGAGACCTTGACGACATACTGCGTCCGGGCGCCGACCGTGATGGTGCGGTAAGGAGCAAAATGGCGCTGCCCCGACTTCAGGGCGCATAGGCGCAATAGAGGTCGAGGAAGGCCTTGCCTGCGACCACCAGGAACGAGATGCCAACGCCAAGGAATACGGCCAGCGCGATGATGCAAAGCGTTCTCACGTCATGCTCCCCGGCATGAAGCAGCGGATGCCTGGTCCCTGATATCCCCAGATCGGCCACACCATCGTCTTTCCCGCGCGGTTCGGCTCGGTGATCACGGCATCGTCGGGCACATCGACCCATGTCATGACAGCCTTGTCGGCCGGATCGTTGGAGACCGGGATCCTGACCCGGTAGTGTCCGCCGCTGGATTCCCAGTCGACGTCGCTGAGCGCATAGCCGTCGGCGTCGGAGCAGCACGGGCCCTTGCCGCTGCGCAAGCTGTCGAACCAGGGCTTGAGCGCGGAATTGGCGTAGCGGCCGTCGTCGCGGGCCTGCGACGGAAGCGGCCAAAGCAAGAGCGCAAGGACAATCACGACCGGCAACACCAGCCACGACCATGCGGCGACCGCGGTCGAGGGCCGCTCGTCCACGCAAGGCCAGTCGACCTTGCCGGCGCAGATATCGAGCCAGGCGGCGAGCGCCGTCACGACAGCAGGCAAAGCCACAATCGCGCCAAACAGTAAAGTCATGTCGATCTCCTTTAAATCCAGACGCTCGCGTCGGTGCCGGTAGGCGAGATCGCCTCAGCCGCCGCCCTTGATGGTCACGACGGTCTTGAAGCCGAGCCAGATCGCGCCGATCATCCCCGTGACGATGCATGTGACGATCGCCTTGAACGTGATCGTCTGCGCCTGATCGACGCTGAGGCGCCAGTTCCGCAGATGCTGGAGGTCCTTCTTGAACTCCTTGCGATCGTCCTCTTCGATGCCGAACGATGTCAGGATGGCCGAGACTGTCTTGAGCATCACGTCGTCGGCAGCCTCGTTGTGGATACGCCGCTCCTCCGCCAGCGTTTCGCGCACGATCGCCCGAATGTCGTCAGCATCCATCATCGTCCGCATCTTCCTCTTATTTTTTCTTGATGATTGCCGAGACGATGCCGCCGCCGATGGTCTGGACGGTCAGAACGCCAACGACGGTCGCAATGATCGAAAGCTCCTGCCCTTCGTAGACGCCAGGCGCGCGTGCCACGCCCCAGCTTCCAACGTCGTGCCACCAGAACGGACAGCTATCGAGATAGACCATGCCGGAATGAATCACGGGCGGCAGCGCGGCAGCCAGCATCAGCCAGCGCGTGCCCCACCATCCCCATCGCAAGGTCGCGAGCGCGGCCTGCTCATGCATGGTCGCAAGGTTGGCGTTAATCTGGGCAAGGTCGACGTCCCGGCCGGCGCCGACGTCGGCCTGATTGATCGCGACCGCGCTGTCGCTGCGCTTGTTGAGGACGGAGACGACGCCATTGGCGAGGCCGAGAAAGGCCTGCGACGAGAAGAAA includes:
- the guaB gene encoding IMP dehydrogenase, translated to MATVQQGIREAFTFDDVLLKPGLSDVMPGEVDIRSRVTRVIPLNIPIMASAMDTVTEARMAIAMAQAGGLGVIHRNFDPEGQAAQVRQVKRFESGMVVNPLTISPEATLDDALKLMSDHGISGIPVVTGAGKNTPGKLVGILTNRDVRFATDRRQKVSELMTHEGLVTVRENVSQDEARRMLHQHRIEKLLVVDEQYRCVGLVTVKDMEKAVAHPLACKDAQGRLRVAAATTVGDTGFERTERLIDAGVDLIVVDTAHGHSRHVLHAVNRIKRLSNSVQVVAGNVATTEGAQALIDAGADCIKVGIGPGSICTTRIVAGVGVPQLTAIMDAVEAAKKADIPVIADGGIKFSGDLAKALAAGADIAMVGSLLAGTDETPGEVFLWQGRSYKAYRGMGSVGAMARGSADRYFQQDIKDTLKLVPEGIEGQVPYKGAVGHVMHQLAGGLRAAMGYVGAKDMKELHEKANFVRITGAGLRESHVHDVTITRESPNYPGGG
- a CDS encoding Ppx/GppA phosphatase family protein, which encodes MNDHTRLRDGHAPHGELEGSMAAVALAPEPAVAAQAPGTGVYAALDLGTNNCRLLIASPTSDGFRVVDSFSRIIRLGEGVSATGCISEAAIERAISALSICRDKINLRKARRLRLIATEACRAASNAEGFRSRVAAETGIELEVIDRETEAALAVLGCSPLIDPRGRGAILFDIGGGSTELVRIERDPENPEPRIKAWMSIPLGVVTLAEQFGGRDVTPEIYAAMEQEVASHVAPFAEQHGGDLADMHLLGTSGTVTTLAGIHLNLVRYDRRRIDSVWMSDTDITATISKLLGMSYDERAGNSCISVERADLVLAGCAILDAIRRAFPLPRLRVADRGLREGMLVEMMREDGALRSW
- a CDS encoding NADP-dependent oxidoreductase, with amino-acid sequence MSQAKRIVLAARPVGEPKPSDFRTEEFAVPTPGQGEVLLRTIWLSLDPYMRGRMSDGPSYATPVPVGGVMEAGTVCEVAASNNPNFAKGDIVLSRAGWQTHAISDGKGLAKVDPKLAPISTAIGVLGMPGMTAYTGLLDIGKPQEGETVVVAGASGAVGSAVGQIAKIKGARAVGIAGGKDKCDYVVKELGFDACLDHRDPDLAAKLKDACPKGIDVYFENVGGAVFEAVFPLLNPFARIPVCGLIAHYNDTESKPPKWAGAMMRTILTKRLNFRGFIVSDFASRHGDFLRDMSGWVRDGKVKYKEFVTEGLDSAPGAFIGLLKGANFGKQLVRVGPDKA
- a CDS encoding DHA2 family efflux MFS transporter permease subunit, which codes for MVDKQRVIPLIVATALFMENMDSTVIATSLPAIAADIGTSPLTLKLAITSYLLSLAVFIPASGWTADRFGARMVFAIAVGVFMVGSVGCALSTSVTDFVFARILQGMGGAMMTPVGRLVLLRSVDKSALVNAMAWVTVPALIGPVIGPPLGGFITTYASWHWIFLINIPIGLLGIFMALKFIDPIKSEEREPFDLYGMVLAGLGLAGIAFGLSVAGLNLLPWSTVAALVIGGSISMTLYVIHARRTGSPVLDFSLLNLPTLRAAVLGGFLFRLGIGALPFLLPLLMQIGFGLSPFKSGLVTFGSSLGAMGMKALAARIIRTFGFRNLMTVNAIVSAVFLGVCALFTVTTPLLIIMVILVVGGFFRSLEFTAINTVAYAEVETAQMSRATTLVSVNQQLAVSAGVAVGAASVETTMWLSHVSELNANVFAPAFVVVALTSAASSWFFWQMPADAGHEISGRKVGDISSRKGAAKSAANAAVKTATEDTQDVRDQRLG
- a CDS encoding RlmE family RNA methyltransferase — protein: MAKDTTGRLHVQVKTGGKRKLSSKLWLERQLNDPYVVKAKAMGYRSRAAFKLLEIDDKYRLLKPGMAVVDLGAAPGGWSQIAAKRVGSVDGKGKVVAIDLLEIPEIAGVEFAQLDFMDNDAPDKLKAMLDGGADIVMSDMAANTTGHRKTDQLRIVGLIETAAAFACDVLKPGGTFLAKAFQSGADAELLAQLKRDFAVVRHVKPAASRADSSERYVLATGFRGR
- a CDS encoding HNH endonuclease, giving the protein MRLCALKSGQRHFAPYRTITVGARTQYVVKVSPEDYDFLMQWKWTYAVSHQGGGLVYARRSIRSGDENVTILMHRVIITERMGEERPSLKHFVDHDNGDSLDNRRINDRSRAQLAWLTAKENMAKRVGHICRPVIKPAFSPLSDIPF